Genomic window (Festucalex cinctus isolate MCC-2025b chromosome 7, RoL_Fcin_1.0, whole genome shotgun sequence):
TCTGTTAGGTTTCTCacatggcaaaaataaaaaatactatccAAAACAAACTTTACTGTAATTTAGTTTTTACTTTAACTAGAAAACTGCTTTGGCACAGCTGAGTAGGTTGTTTTTTGACCTCTCTTGCAAATCACTGACCCATGACTGATAGCCAAAAGCCAACTTAACCCCTTAATCATGGCCAGTTGGTCACTTGGAATCAATGGCTGCTCTGTCTTCTCCAGCAGTGTACCGTAGTTCATGTTTCTTTCTAGTAAAAGTCAAGGCATGAAATATCCCAAGGAGTTGCCATTGTATTGATGTCAGCTCCAACACTTGTTTTGCAGACATCCAAGTTAAGGAGCTGAACAAGCGTGCGTCGGGTCACGCGTTTGAGCTCATTCTGAGACCAACCTCCCCTGATGCAAAAGCGCAATTTCCGCTGTCCCCTGTCAACAAGAAGGAAACCTCGCTGGATGAGATTATGAAGAAGCTGGAGGCTGCTGAAGAGAGACGCAAGGTATATTCATTCAACATGAGTGGTTCAAAGAACTGGATGCACATTTGACTATATTCACTGGATCAAATATTGGGGAAAATGATCCAAtaatgtttaattattttacagCTTAACATagtggtaggaaaaaaaaaagacattggaTCTGCAAGAGTTGTCTTTGGTTATGCTGGTAAAATATGAATGGaggtaaaaacaaacacttgccTTGCACTTGATGGACTCAATAGTACTTTGGATCTCTTTCTCAGAATCATGAGGCTGAATTGCTGAAAAACCTTGCGGAGAAACGAGAGCATGAGAAGGAAGTGATCCGGAGGGCCATAGACGAATGCTCCAACTTCAGCAAGAATACTCTGGAGAAGCTGACCCAAAAAATGGTGGCTGCACAAGAGAGACACAAGGTATGTTCACAACACAAATTGATAAGTCAACCAAATACTGTACAagttaaacaaaaatatcattttgtctttttgccAGGTCCATGAGGCTGAAGTGCTGAAAAATCTCGCCGAAAAAAGAGAGCGTGAGAAGGAAGTGCTCCAGAGGGCGATGGATGAAGGCTGCAACTTCAGCAAGACCACTCAGGAGAAGCTTACTCAGAAGATGCTTGCTGCAGAGGAGAGATACAAGGCAAGTTCAGAAACCACACAAATTGATTCACATAACAAAATCTCCGTCTAACACGGACATCTGTCTTTGTTAGAGCCACGAGGCTGAAGTGCTGAAGCAGTTGGCTGAGAAACGAGAGCACGAGAGAGAAGTGCTCCAGCGGGCCTTGGACGATTGTTGCAACTTCAGCAAGAGCACTCAGGAGAAGCTGAATCAGAAGATGGAGGCCAACAAAGACAACCGCGATGCGCGATTGGCTGCTCTCGATAAGAAGCTCAAGGATAAGGTACGTGCTGGTGAGGTCACTCTTTAAAGTTGCAAATAAAATGAGGCACAAGAAGACATctaaattttgttttgaaacaggACAAGAAGATTGAGGAATTGAAGAAGACAAGGGAGTGAATGAAGacggaagaaaaaaatgttttcgtaCAATTTCAAAAATAAGCTTTGCATTACATTTATTGTAATAGTTCCTGCTTAACATTTTGTGCCTGTTTTTACGCAATTAGTTCCTGTTGGCAGCTGATAACACTGTATTTTGGTGTAAACTGTTTTTCTATTGGTGGGCATTCCAATTAGTAAACTGGGCCATATAATCAGCACTTCtgatatgttttatatttaaagtTGCAGGTACTGTTCAtgtctttctttttgtaccttgagacttttttttttttttttttggtaatcacACTAATAAAGTTGATATGACCATAATATtgtgatgatttttatttttaagctctGAGCTATTTTCCTCAAGCTCAATAGTTTCACACTGCTGACACCTAGTGGCAGCAGCACAGGGGAGGATTTACCTTCCCTTTCAAGAAAAGTCATGAGTTGGTTGAACTTCTTAgtattttcattacttttccctctttttttttattactttttttttttaatttattgagcatgatttatatatttaacTATTGTTCCAGGGAAGAGGCAGGAAAAAAGGAAGATAAATGTGTGggccaaaaaaagaccacattgaaacatgaaagTCTTGTGGTTCTTAGtaacaaaactgaaaaatacCCAATGATTTTGAACGGTAACACGTACTTTTATTGTAGTCTTTTACAGGTATTAGTGGCAGTTATGTAATTTAATTAAACTACAGGATATCGTTAGGATGTACACCCATCTTGTAGTCTAGCTCTGTGCAGACATGCACagcttttagtgattttttatttttttttaaagatcattAAGGATCGCAGAAAATAGTGGCACATAAACCTTGTTCAGAACATAACCTGTGTCAAGAAAGAAGTCAGttaaaatctggtcaccctgtGGGCAACTTGCAGAATATTGGATTCCGGAACATCAGATCAATCTTTTTAGAGAAACCGAACCGTTGACACCCAACCTGCCAAACAGCACTGTTGAGTGAGTACTTAAATCTTGCAAGTGCTCACAAGTTTAAGGCATGTAGACTTGACGTTTAATTTGCCCCAGGGCAACTGCAGCTGGCTGTTAAGTCAATATGTCTGATGCGTGTCTTGTTATAATAAATGGTTATTGCGGAATTTAAGATGAGTCATTATTTCTGACTTGCCCATTTTGCCCCCAAATTTCCACTTAATATTACCGGTAAGTGTTAttaacacttttctttttttaaatatgtaaactGACTGCAAGCAGACATATGCATACAGATAGCCTAGCTGACATAGTGgacaatgacagggtggacatttttggctaAGTTAGCATTTAATGAGCGAATATGGACCTTCACCTAGCAAAATGATTTATGGTAGTTAGCAAGCTAACcttaacaaatatatttcagttTTCTGAGGGATCTTTACTGTATTTCAATTGATGCGTCACTACGATAGAGTGGACGCGTTATCGCTCTAACTACATCCAGCTACatgtataatataaaaaaaatccaaaacataagtcTAAATATTCTGCAACTATCCACTATTTCAGCTTCAAATGAAGAGAGACAAAGTGCTGATCTCTTGACAGGGTGGACAGCAATTTCAGGGAAATGCAAAAAATGACTCACTAAATAAAATGTGGAcaataaaacaaagtaaaaaaaaaacaaaaaaaaactattacttaaacactaattacacacacaTGATGGGACATGCCAAAAACATATCCAATGAAAAAAGGTAtacatttatggaaaaa
Coding sequences:
- the LOC144021786 gene encoding stathmin-like; translated protein: MAQIEDIQVKELNKRASGHAFELILRPTSPDAKAQFPLSPVNKKETSLDEIMKKLEAAEERRKNHEAELLKNLAEKREHEKEVIRRAIDECSNFSKNTLEKLTQKMVAAQERHKVHEAEVLKNLAEKREREKEVLQRAMDEGCNFSKTTQEKLTQKMLAAEERYKSHEAEVLKQLAEKREHEREVLQRALDDCCNFSKSTQEKLNQKMEANKDNRDARLAALDKKLKDKDKKIEELKKTRE